A part of Bacillus thuringiensis genomic DNA contains:
- the motA gene encoding flagellar motor stator protein MotA codes for MDFATIIGLILGFVAVVVGMVVKGADVNALLNPAAALIIFIGTFAAVCIAFPMNQLKRVPKLFKVLFGSNKKDLSYEQLLELFVHWTSESRKYGILSLEQQLDKIQDEFLLRGMKFVIDGVSAEDLEQILEAELEAIEERHAKGAAIFSQAGTYAPTLGVLGAVIGLVAALGNLTDIEKLGHAISGAFIATIFGIFSGYVLWHPFANKLKQKSAAELEKKRLIIDCLLMLQEGTYPFIMKNRILGALSATERKKLEKGAEKNAE; via the coding sequence ATGGATTTTGCAACAATTATTGGACTTATTTTAGGATTTGTAGCGGTGGTAGTAGGGATGGTCGTCAAGGGCGCTGACGTAAATGCCTTATTGAATCCTGCCGCAGCATTAATTATTTTTATCGGTACATTTGCTGCAGTATGTATAGCATTTCCGATGAATCAACTAAAAAGGGTTCCAAAATTATTTAAAGTTCTTTTTGGTTCAAATAAAAAGGATTTAAGTTATGAACAGTTGCTAGAATTATTTGTTCATTGGACATCAGAAAGTAGAAAATACGGTATTTTGTCTTTAGAGCAACAATTAGACAAAATTCAAGATGAATTTCTTTTGCGTGGTATGAAATTTGTGATTGATGGCGTATCCGCAGAAGATTTAGAGCAGATTTTAGAAGCTGAATTAGAAGCAATTGAAGAAAGGCATGCAAAAGGAGCGGCAATTTTTTCTCAAGCTGGTACATATGCACCGACATTAGGGGTTTTAGGTGCTGTTATTGGTCTTGTAGCTGCACTTGGTAATTTAACTGACATTGAAAAGTTAGGTCACGCTATTTCGGGTGCGTTTATTGCAACGATTTTTGGTATTTTTTCAGGCTATGTATTATGGCATCCATTTGCAAATAAATTAAAGCAAAAATCTGCAGCTGAATTAGAGAAAAAACGTTTAATTATTGATTGTTTATTAATGTTACAAGAAGGTACATATCCGTTTATTATGAAGAACCGCATTTTAGGTGCACTTTCTGCAACCGAGCGTAAAAAGCTTGAAAAAGGGGCAGAAAAAAATGCGGAGTAA